A genomic window from Bacillota bacterium includes:
- a CDS encoding phosphate ABC transporter substrate-binding protein encodes MAFQRDALTAACNIGLLLVAASLVLSGCSPSGSRTTLTLAGSTSVQPFAEILAEEFMTNHHGVSVNVQGGGSSTGYRAAKSGAAQIGMLSRRLKAEEADVIPVTIATDAIAVVVHASNPVSGVTTAQLRGIFTGEIRNWRFAGGPDRPIHVITREDGSGTRGSFDETVIGDGMVMSSAVVQDSNGAILETVASDPNAIGYVSLGLVDDRVRAVALDGVPPTHDTARSGEYKIVRPFIFATRGKPAGIVKEFIDFVLSDHGQAVLEENGLIREKTGERQ; translated from the coding sequence ATGGCCTTTCAGCGTGATGCTCTTACTGCAGCGTGTAACATAGGACTGTTACTGGTCGCCGCTTCGCTTGTCCTGAGCGGATGCTCACCCTCAGGTTCCAGGACCACTCTAACCCTTGCGGGTTCAACGTCGGTCCAACCCTTCGCTGAGATCCTGGCCGAGGAGTTCATGACCAATCACCACGGGGTCAGCGTCAATGTCCAGGGCGGCGGCTCCAGCACCGGCTACAGGGCTGCGAAGAGCGGGGCCGCTCAGATCGGGATGCTGTCGCGCCGCCTCAAGGCGGAGGAGGCCGACGTTATCCCTGTGACCATCGCGACGGATGCGATCGCGGTGGTCGTGCATGCGTCGAACCCCGTAAGCGGAGTCACCACCGCCCAGCTGAGGGGGATATTCACGGGAGAGATCCGCAACTGGCGGTTTGCCGGCGGACCGGACCGGCCCATCCACGTCATCACGAGGGAGGACGGTTCCGGAACGCGCGGCTCATTCGATGAAACCGTCATCGGCGATGGCATGGTCATGAGTTCCGCGGTCGTGCAGGACTCGAACGGCGCCATCCTCGAGACCGTCGCGTCGGACCCGAACGCCATCGGCTACGTTTCGCTTGGCCTGGTGGACGACAGGGTCAGGGCGGTGGCCCTCGACGGGGTACCCCCGACACACGACACTGCAAGGAGCGGCGAGTACAAGATCGTCCGGCCGTTCATATTCGCGACCCGGGGCAAGCCCGCGGGGATTGTGAAGGAGTTCATCGATTTCGTGCTGTCAGACCACGGTCAGGCCGTGCTCGAAGAAAACGGCCTGATACGCGAGAAAACAGGAGAGCGACAGTGA
- the pstA gene encoding phosphate ABC transporter permease PstA: MSLARREKRSRVEIPKAVDRFAYGLVATATGIALVALAFIIVFIFVKGASVVTLEFLTQAPQRMGRAGGILPSIVGTLALTIVALAISAPLGIASAIYLTEYTEEGRASKVIRFGAESLAGIPSIIFGLFGFLFFVVFLRFGWSVLSGGLTLATMVLPTIIRTSEESLRSVPREYKEVSLSLGASRWQTVVHVLLPSALPGIITGVMLALGRAVGETAAVIFTAGSSLRLPRGIMDPVRTLPVHFYVLAREGISLSNAYGTAAVLLFIVLVIEVAANLIMARFSNRS; the protein is encoded by the coding sequence ATGAGCCTTGCCCGCAGGGAAAAGAGGAGCAGGGTGGAGATACCGAAGGCAGTGGACAGGTTCGCCTACGGCCTGGTCGCCACGGCCACAGGGATCGCGCTCGTTGCGCTGGCTTTCATCATAGTTTTCATATTTGTGAAGGGCGCATCGGTCGTGACGCTGGAGTTTCTCACCCAGGCGCCCCAGCGGATGGGGCGCGCGGGCGGCATACTCCCCAGTATTGTCGGGACTCTCGCGCTCACCATTGTGGCGCTGGCCATAAGCGCGCCGCTGGGCATTGCCAGCGCTATATACCTCACGGAGTACACGGAGGAAGGGCGTGCCTCCAAGGTGATCCGGTTCGGCGCGGAGAGCCTCGCGGGGATCCCGTCGATCATATTCGGCCTGTTCGGCTTCCTATTCTTCGTGGTGTTCCTGCGGTTCGGCTGGTCGGTGCTGTCGGGCGGGCTCACGCTGGCGACGATGGTGCTGCCCACCATCATCCGCACATCCGAGGAGTCGCTACGGTCGGTCCCCCGGGAGTACAAGGAGGTAAGCCTGTCGCTGGGCGCGAGCAGGTGGCAGACTGTCGTGCACGTGTTGCTGCCGAGCGCCCTGCCTGGTATCATAACAGGGGTTATGCTGGCACTCGGCCGCGCGGTGGGGGAGACCGCCGCCGTGATTTTCACCGCCGGGTCATCTCTCAGGCTGCCGAGGGGGATCATGGACCCGGTGCGAACCCTCCCGGTGCATTTCTATGTCCTGGCGAGGGAAGGGATCTCTCTCTCAAACGCGTACGGGACGGCCGCCGTGTTGCTCTTCATCGTTCTGGTCATCGAGGTTGCTGCGAACCTCATCATGGCCAGGTTCTCCAACAGGTCTTGA
- a CDS encoding GNAT family N-acetyltransferase, whose translation MLGNLSAETTARSVPRSAGQPVRVRKATRADIHDIVRVACSVGNSVKDPKLGFLITNYAADPLGFLEDIAAGMADTDFFYVAEGRRVCGFLMAYDRERWLQHNPSWLSQIHWHPEFDAADIERFVVVEKTAVMAGMTGQGIGSLLYERLLNDLRLHGVENMLAETVIAPSPNFASLEFRRKQNYQLAGIRYERIDGTTYTSLVYRKKVTRALR comes from the coding sequence ATGCTCGGCAATCTATCTGCTGAAACAACTGCCCGCTCCGTCCCAAGATCGGCCGGGCAGCCCGTAAGAGTCCGCAAGGCGACGCGCGCCGATATTCACGACATCGTGCGGGTCGCATGCAGCGTCGGAAACTCCGTCAAAGACCCGAAGCTCGGGTTCCTCATCACCAACTACGCGGCGGATCCATTGGGATTTCTCGAGGACATCGCCGCAGGGATGGCCGATACCGATTTCTTCTACGTGGCTGAGGGCAGGCGTGTGTGCGGGTTCCTCATGGCGTACGACAGAGAACGCTGGCTGCAGCATAACCCCAGCTGGCTGTCGCAGATCCACTGGCACCCCGAGTTCGACGCCGCCGATATCGAGAGGTTCGTCGTGGTCGAGAAGACCGCCGTGATGGCGGGCATGACCGGGCAGGGGATCGGCAGCCTCCTGTACGAACGCCTGCTCAACGATTTGAGATTGCACGGTGTCGAGAACATGCTCGCGGAAACGGTGATTGCACCGAGTCCGAACTTCGCTTCCCTCGAATTCCGCCGGAAACAGAACTACCAGCTGGCCGGGATCCGGTACGAGAGGATCGATGGCACGACATATACCTCGCTCGTTTACAGGAAAAAGGTGACTCGCGCGCTCAGATGA
- the pstC gene encoding phosphate ABC transporter permease subunit PstC — MTKREWLIERVLFACALTAVSALALITGFIFREGVPELFRTGPLGFVLGTVWSPSRTTFGILPMIAGSVVVTVGALVIGVPIAVACAVFLSEMAPGRMGVFLKALVELLAAIPSVVYGFIGLTTLVPAIRQATGTPGFSALAAAIVLAIMIIPTIASVSFESLRAVPVAYRDSMAALGSTRWQSIRMVLLPAASSGIIAGIILGIGRSLGETMAVLMVAGNAPAMPGSVLSPVRTLTSNIALEMGYAAGRHRDALFATAVVLFVMIACLNLLTRMVISRGAAYGGKKGSEG, encoded by the coding sequence GTGACGAAACGGGAGTGGTTAATCGAACGAGTACTCTTCGCATGCGCCCTGACGGCGGTGTCGGCGCTTGCGCTGATAACCGGGTTTATCTTCAGGGAGGGAGTCCCGGAGCTGTTCAGGACGGGGCCGCTCGGCTTCGTCCTCGGGACTGTGTGGTCGCCGAGCCGCACGACGTTCGGCATCCTTCCCATGATCGCGGGGTCTGTGGTGGTCACGGTCGGCGCGCTCGTTATCGGGGTACCCATAGCCGTCGCATGTGCCGTATTCCTCTCCGAGATGGCGCCGGGGCGCATGGGCGTGTTTCTCAAGGCCCTCGTCGAGCTGCTGGCGGCGATCCCCTCGGTTGTCTATGGGTTCATCGGGCTTACTACCCTCGTGCCTGCGATCAGGCAGGCGACCGGGACGCCGGGGTTCTCAGCGCTTGCGGCGGCCATAGTGCTGGCCATAATGATAATTCCTACCATTGCGAGCGTCTCGTTCGAGTCGCTCCGCGCAGTTCCAGTGGCTTACCGCGATAGCATGGCCGCCTTGGGGTCCACGCGCTGGCAGTCGATACGCATGGTCCTGCTGCCCGCGGCGTCGTCAGGCATAATCGCCGGCATCATCCTCGGTATCGGCAGGTCGCTCGGCGAAACGATGGCGGTCCTGATGGTGGCGGGGAACGCCCCCGCGATGCCAGGTTCCGTGCTCTCGCCGGTGAGGACTCTCACGAGCAACATCGCCCTGGAAATGGGGTACGCTGCGGGGCGTCACCGCGACGCGCTGTTCGCCACCGCGGTCGTGCTGTTTGTCATGATCGCGTGCCTGAACCTCCTCACGCGGATGGTGATCTCGCGCGGCGCCGCGTACGGGGGCAAAAAGGGTTCGGAGGGTTAA